The proteins below come from a single Ignavibacteria bacterium genomic window:
- a CDS encoding glutamate racemase, protein MNTFNRLQPIGIFDSGIGGLTVVKEIIRLLPNENLVYFGDTARVPYGTKSDSTIKEYSIQNTKFLLTHNVKLIVVACNSASSVALNEIKSRTNVPVVGVIIPGAMASVTASRNKRVAIIGTNATIASKSYDREIHNIDQHIEAHGKACPLFVPIVEEGWMDHEIAYLTAKEYLHSLEKFSYDTLILGCTHYPLLKNVIRKVVGENITLIDSGIETAKQVKNILSDMNLLNSSEHKPNRKYFVSDLPHKFKEIGEMFLGEKIESLIKVEI, encoded by the coding sequence TTGAACACATTTAATCGTCTCCAGCCTATTGGGATTTTTGATTCTGGAATCGGCGGGCTTACCGTAGTAAAAGAAATAATAAGATTACTGCCAAATGAAAATCTGGTTTATTTTGGTGATACTGCACGAGTTCCATACGGTACGAAATCCGATTCTACAATTAAAGAATATTCTATACAGAATACAAAATTTCTTCTTACACATAATGTTAAACTAATTGTTGTGGCGTGCAACTCCGCTTCTTCAGTTGCACTGAATGAAATCAAATCACGCACGAATGTTCCTGTCGTCGGTGTGATAATTCCTGGTGCTATGGCGAGTGTAACCGCAAGCAGGAATAAAAGAGTCGCGATAATCGGAACTAATGCTACCATTGCCAGCAAATCTTACGATAGAGAGATCCACAATATCGATCAACATATTGAAGCTCATGGCAAAGCTTGTCCCTTATTTGTACCGATCGTGGAAGAAGGATGGATGGATCACGAAATCGCTTACCTCACAGCAAAAGAATATTTACATTCGCTTGAAAAATTTTCTTACGATACACTGATTTTGGGCTGCACTCACTATCCTTTACTCAAAAATGTAATTAGGAAAGTTGTCGGTGAAAATATTACTTTAATCGATAGTGGAATAGAAACCGCAAAGCAGGTGAAAAATATACTTTCTGACATGAATCTACTGAACTCATCGGAACATAAACCAAATCGGAAATATTTTGTAAGCGATTTGCCTCATAAGTTCAAAGAGATCGGCGAGATGTTTCTTGGCGAAAAGATTGAAAGCTTGATTAAAGTTGAGATTTAA